One genomic window of Sebastes umbrosus isolate fSebUmb1 chromosome 15, fSebUmb1.pri, whole genome shotgun sequence includes the following:
- the LOC119502642 gene encoding IgGFc-binding protein-like, whose protein sequence is MTDFGLRVTYDLVYHVTVTVPGNYIGRTCGLCGNFNNDKADEFQLPDGNVTKDFQAFGASWKVPVPGAVCEDGCRGDQCPKCDGSKKAAIEAKCALINNPKGPFAACHDVIDPAAYFRNCVYDVCMAKDDESMLCHSITAYMLDCQNLGAKIENWRSASFCPFTCRAGSHYETCALPCTSACPGLRDTRTCTTTCVEGCACDKGYYYNGTGCVPSDQCSCYFNGETYMVGESIITDDCHRIHTCQASGVVLSKNITCDPNKSCLVKNGKLGCYIQHCFLNANGTLTEFNGEGGTVTTPGTYEIIQSCDVSPTSIWFRVVVKLEMCTPGVNTIVAVYVFFNEVMITVDHKHDIWINGRAMTQTTFSQNNVKVAVSDNAVRINSPSSLQVSFSSTNELAISVSDKVADVVCGACGTIRPTYTTLQDLRETLLVDLHGPSTDFASLNIGQWTAPDFPQCGQ, encoded by the exons ATGACAGACTTTGGCCTGAGGGTCACGTATGATCTGGTCTACCACGTCACTGTCACTGTCCCTGGAAACTACATTGGCAGAACCTGTGGTCTGTGTGGCAATTTTAACAATGACAAAGCAGATGAGTTCCAGCTGCCGGATGGAAACGTGACCAAGGACTTTCAGGCCTTTGGAGCATCGTGGAAAGTGCCCGTGCCTGGAGCGGTCTGTGAAGATGGCTGCCGTGGCGACCAGTGCCCCAAATGTGATGGTTCTAAAAAAGCTGCGATAGAGGCAAAATGCGCACTTATCAACAATCCCAAAGGTCCATTTGCTGCCTGCCATGATGTAATTGATCCCGCAGCCTACTTCAGAAATTGTGTCTATGATGTTTGCATGGCCAAAGATGATGAAAGCATGCTGTGTCACAGTATCACTGCATATATGTTGGACTGCCAAAACCTTGGTGCAAAGATTGAGAACTGGAGAAGTGCTTCTTTCTGCC CTTTTACATGCAGGGCTGGCAGCCATTATGAAACCTGTGCACTGCCTTGTACCTCTGCATGTCCTGGTCTCCGTGACACCCGCACATGCACCACGACTTGTGTTGAGGGCTGTGCCTGTGATAAAGGCTACTACTACAATGGAACCGGCTGTGTGCCCTCTGACCAGTGCAGCTGCTATTTCAATGGCGAAACTTACATG GTTGGAGAGTCCATTATAACTGATGACTGTCACAGGATTCACACCTGCCAGGCCTCTGGAGTAGTTCTGTccaaaaacattacatgtgaCCCCAACAAGAGCTGCCTGGTCAAAAACGGCAAGTTGGGGTGCTACATTCAGCACTGCTTTTTGAACGCCAATGGGACCCTCACTGAATTTAATGGTGAAGGTGGTACCGTAACAACGCCAGGAACCTATGAGATTATCCAGAGCTGCGACGTCTCTCCGACATCAATCTGGTTCAGGGTGGTGGTGAAGTTGGAGATGTGCACCCCTGGTGTCAACACAATTGTAGCCGTGTATGTGTTCTTCAATGAAGTGATGATCACAGTCGACCACAAACATGACATCTGG ATAAACGGAAGAGCGATGACTCAAACCACTTTCTCCCAGAACAACGTAAAGGTGGCGGTTTCTGACAATGCAGTGAGAATTAACAGCCCTTCCAGCCTTCAGGTGTCCTTTAGTTCAACCAATGAACTCGCCATTAGTGTCAGTGACAAAGTAGCTGACGTGGTATGTGGGGCGTGTGGGACGATCCGTCCCACTTACACAACACTACAAGATCTGAGAGAGACACTGCTGGTCGATCTTCACGGGCCGAGCACTGACTTTGCGTCACTGAACATTGGGCAGTGGACGGCTCCTGATTTCCCCCAATG TGGTCAGTAA